A single region of the Nomascus leucogenys isolate Asia unplaced genomic scaffold, Asia_NLE_v1 Super-Scaffold_258, whole genome shotgun sequence genome encodes:
- the RSAD1 gene encoding radical S-adenosyl methionine domain-containing protein 1, mitochondrial, whose translation MAFPGARARVWAAAARAAQRSRRVENAGESPSPEPASRRAALYVHWPYCEKRCSYCNFNKYIPRRVEEAAMQKCLVTEAQTLLRLSGVQWVESVFFGGGTPSLASPHTVAAVLEAVAQTAHLPADSEVTLEVNPTSAPGSRLAEFGAAGVNRLSIGLQSLDDTELRLLGRTHSACDALRTLAEARRLFPGRVSVDLMLGLPAQQVELWLGQLQELLHHCDDHLSLYQLSLERGTALFAQVQRGALPAPDPELAAEMYQRGRVILREAGFHQYEVSNFARNGALSTHNWTYWQCGQYLGIGPGAHGRFMPQGAGGHTREARIQTLEPDNWMKEVMLFGHGTRKRVPLGRLELLEEVLALGLRTNVGITHQHWQQFEPQLTLWDVFGANKEVQELLERGLLQLDHRGLRCSWEGLAVLDSLLLTLLPQLQEAWQQRTPSPVPGG comes from the exons ATGGCGTTCCCCGGAGCCCGGGCCCGCGTCTGGGCGGCAGCAGCCAGAGCGGCCCAGAGGAGCCGCCGCGTGGAGAACGCAGGAGAGTCCCCGAGTCCTGAGCCTGCGAGCCGGCGCGCAGCGCTTTACGTACAC TGGCCTTACTGCGAGAAGCGCTGCAGTTACTGCAACTTCAACAAGTACATCCCTCGCCGCGTGGAGGAGGCTGCCATGCAGAAGTGTCTGGTGACCGAAGCGCAGACGCTGCTGCGGCTCAGTGGGGTGCAATG GGTGGAGTCTGTGTTCTTTGGTGGGGGGACCCCCAGTCTAGCCAGTCCCCACACGGTGGCTGCTGTCCTGGAGGCTGTGGCACAGACAGCCCACCTGCCTGCAGACTCGGAAGTCACATTGGAGGTTAATCCTACTTCAGCTCCAGGCTCCAGACTGGCAGAGTTCGGGGCAGCAGGGGTCAACAGGTTGTCTATAGGCCTCCAG TCCCTAGATGACACTGAGCTCCGGCTGTTGGGACGGACGCACTCGGCCTGCGATGCTCTGCGGACGCTGGCAGAGGCCCGGCGCCTGTTTCCCGGGCGCGTGTCTGTGGACTTGATGCTGgggctgccagcacagcaggtGGAGCTGTGGCTTGGGCAGCTGCAGGAACTGCTGCACCACTGTGATGACCACCTCTCCCTCTACCAGCTGTCCCTGGAGCGGGGAACCGCACTCTTCGCCCAGGTGCAGCGGGGTGCCCTTCCAGCCCCTGACCCAGAGCTCGCAGCTGAGATGTACCAGAGGGGCCGGGTCATCCTTCGGGAGGCTGGCTTCCACCAGTATGAGGTCTCTAACTTTGCCCGGAAT GGAGCGCTCAGTACCCACAATTGGACTTACTGGCAGTGTGGTCAGTACCTTGGCATTGGGCCTG GGGCCCATGGGCGATTTATGCCCCAGGGGGCTGGAGGCCACACCCGGGAGGCTCGGATCCAGACCCTGGAGCCTGACAACTGGATGAAGGAGGTGATGCTGTTTGGCCATGGCACTCGGAAGCGTGTCCCCCTGGGCAGGCTGGAGCT GCTGGAGGAAGTTTTGGCCCTGGGGCTACGCACCAATGTGGGGATCACTCACCAG CACTGGCAGCAGTTTGAGCCCCAGCTGACCCTGTGGGACGTGTTTGGAGCGAACAAGGAGGTGCAGGAGCTGCTGGAGCGGGGCCTACTGCAGCTGGATCACAG GGGTCTTCGGTGTTCCTGGGAGGGTCTGGCTGTGCTAGACTCTCTCTtgctgaccctcctgcctcagctccaaGAGGCCTGGCAGCAGAGAACTCCCTCCCCTGTGCCAGGAGGATGA